From the Blastocatellia bacterium genome, one window contains:
- a CDS encoding DUF374 domain-containing protein: MSRQTKELAPERITKIKQQVYQATLLDGYPRKKRFIIRFAAFLAYLLVSLIGLTMRWQMLGGSDRHGDIPLTQPIIYVFWHNRILPATWYFRKMGIVVMTSQSYDGEIIARMIQLFGYGASRGSTTRGGSKSLREMASCLQAGFDVAFTIDGPKARFIRLNQVQYS; this comes from the coding sequence ATGAGTCGACAAACTAAAGAACTTGCACCAGAACGAATAACCAAAATAAAGCAACAAGTCTACCAAGCTACTTTGCTAGATGGTTATCCTAGGAAAAAGCGCTTTATTATTCGTTTTGCTGCCTTTTTAGCTTACTTGTTAGTTTCTTTAATTGGTTTAACAATGCGTTGGCAAATGCTAGGCGGAAGTGACCGACATGGCGATATTCCACTAACACAACCTATAATTTATGTTTTTTGGCATAACCGAATTTTGCCTGCGACTTGGTATTTTCGTAAAATGGGCATTGTAGTAATGACTAGTCAAAGTTATGATGGTGAAATTATTGCCCGGATGATACAGCTTTTTGGCTATGGTGCCTCGCGTGGCTCTACAACACGAGGCGGAAGCAAATCATTAAGAGAAATGGCTAGTTGTTTACAAGCAGGTTTTGACGTTGCTTTTACAATTGATGGGCCAAAGGCCCGATTTATCAGGCTAAACCAGGTGCAATACAGCTAG
- a CDS encoding NYN domain-containing protein, with product MLYLIDGNNVMGRKRTRQELLSLLASFVYHKKAKVHVIFDGAPDPHHPEGSAYHGVKISYSQRGKDADSKIRNFVERASNPRQLTVVTSDRSLASYSKIHSVKHLETAEFLALIGEIKQKETLQKQDNKPQVKGELKEWLRYFGFEPHEADQD from the coding sequence ATGCTTTATTTAATAGATGGGAATAATGTAATGGGGCGTAAACGAACTAGGCAAGAGCTTTTAAGCTTACTAGCTAGTTTTGTCTATCATAAAAAAGCTAAAGTTCATGTTATTTTTGATGGTGCGCCTGATCCACATCATCCAGAAGGGTCTGCCTATCATGGAGTAAAAATTTCCTATAGCCAACGAGGTAAAGACGCAGATAGTAAAATCAGAAACTTTGTTGAAAGAGCTTCTAATCCACGCCAATTAACTGTTGTTACTTCTGATCGTTCACTAGCTAGTTACAGCAAAATTCATAGCGTAAAACATTTAGAAACAGCAGAATTTCTAGCTTTAATTGGAGAAATAAAGCAAAAAGAAACACTTCAAAAACAAGATAACAAGCCACAAGTTAAAGGTGAATTAAAAGAATGGCTACGTTATTTTGGCTTTGAACCCCACGAAGCAGATCAAGACTAA